The following coding sequences lie in one Mucilaginibacter sp. KACC 22773 genomic window:
- a CDS encoding cold-shock protein translates to MQKEGTVKFFNETKGFGFITPTSGGQDIFVHSTGLIDEIRENDKVEFEVENGRKGLNAVNVKVI, encoded by the coding sequence ATGCAAAAAGAAGGAACAGTAAAATTTTTTAATGAAACAAAAGGTTTTGGATTTATTACACCTACAAGCGGTGGCCAGGACATTTTTGTTCATTCAACAGGCCTGATCGATGAGATCCGCGAAAACGACAAAGTTGAATTTGAAGTTGAAAACGGCAGAAAAGGTTTAAATGCGGTAAATGTAAAAGTTATCTAA
- the lysA gene encoding diaminopimelate decarboxylase → MFTTNTINTFNQLDTPFYYYDMGVLRQTLKACRDASAKHGFHVHYAMKANFNPKVLDMIQSFGFGADCVSGNEVRAAIEHGFDKGKVVFAGVGKSDREINYALDADIFCFNVESVQELEVINELAASKGKRANVAIRINPNVDAHTHHFITTGLDENKFGINIWQLPDVATALRKCASLQFLGIHFHIGSQITDLEVYKSLCTRINEMQDWFEDHGFPVKVLNTGGGLGVDYYSPDTNIADFENYFQVFKNFLNVKPGQEVHFELGRALVAQSASLISRVLYVKNGKKKNFLVLDAGMTELIRPMLYQAYHQIENISKNQESRIKNQDNPTHNSQLTTHNLKYDVVGPICESTDCFQKDVDLPESFRGDLIAVRTAGAYGEVMASGYNLRDRVGSIYSE, encoded by the coding sequence ATGTTTACAACCAATACCATAAATACCTTCAATCAATTAGATACCCCGTTTTATTACTATGACATGGGCGTATTGCGCCAAACTTTGAAAGCCTGCCGGGATGCCTCGGCAAAACATGGCTTTCACGTGCACTATGCCATGAAGGCAAACTTTAACCCGAAGGTGCTGGATATGATTCAATCTTTTGGTTTTGGTGCCGATTGTGTGAGCGGCAACGAGGTTAGGGCAGCTATTGAACATGGTTTTGACAAAGGCAAAGTAGTTTTTGCAGGGGTCGGAAAATCAGACCGTGAAATAAACTATGCGCTTGATGCTGATATTTTTTGTTTCAATGTCGAGTCGGTTCAGGAACTGGAAGTAATTAATGAATTGGCGGCTTCCAAAGGTAAAAGGGCCAATGTAGCCATCCGCATTAACCCTAACGTTGATGCGCATACACACCATTTTATTACTACCGGGTTAGATGAAAATAAATTTGGCATTAATATATGGCAGCTGCCCGATGTGGCTACAGCCCTGCGCAAATGCGCCAGCCTGCAATTTTTAGGCATTCACTTCCATATAGGCTCACAAATTACCGATCTGGAGGTTTATAAAAGCCTTTGCACACGCATTAACGAAATGCAGGATTGGTTTGAAGATCATGGTTTCCCGGTTAAAGTACTAAACACCGGCGGTGGCTTAGGTGTTGATTATTACAGCCCCGACACCAACATTGCCGATTTTGAAAACTATTTCCAGGTATTTAAAAACTTCCTGAACGTAAAACCGGGGCAGGAAGTACACTTTGAGCTTGGCCGTGCTTTGGTAGCCCAAAGCGCATCGCTGATATCGAGGGTACTGTATGTAAAAAATGGCAAAAAGAAAAACTTCCTGGTATTGGATGCCGGCATGACTGAACTGATACGCCCCATGCTTTACCAGGCTTATCACCAGATAGAAAATATAAGTAAGAATCAAGAGTCAAGAATCAAGAATCAAGATAACCCCACTCACAACTCACAACTCACAACTCACAACTTGAAATATGACGTAGTAGGCCCCATCTGCGAAAGCACAGATTGTTTTCAGAAGGATGTTGACCTGCCGGAATCATTTCGTGGCGACCTGATTGCCGTACGCACTGCCGGCGCATACGGCGAGGTGATGGCCTCTGGTTATAACCTGCGCGACAGGGTTGGCAGTATTTATTCAGAATAG
- a CDS encoding YtxH domain-containing protein, producing MKDQAKIIAALLVGAAAGAALGLLLAPEKGNELRDDIADYINDLVDTAKNKAQTTASGIKQYSSDAIEKAKSKFNGTVSDLYDYKDDALETAKSTAKAAAEKAQHVAEDVVEDAKAKVKTTANNWNNTIQNA from the coding sequence ATGAAAGATCAAGCAAAAATTATAGCCGCACTATTAGTAGGTGCAGCAGCAGGGGCTGCGTTAGGTTTATTACTGGCTCCCGAAAAAGGTAACGAGCTTAGGGATGATATTGCCGACTACATAAACGACCTGGTTGATACTGCTAAAAATAAAGCGCAAACAACAGCCAGCGGCATAAAACAATATAGCAGCGATGCCATAGAAAAGGCCAAATCAAAATTTAACGGTACCGTTAGCGACCTTTATGATTATAAAGATGATGCTTTGGAAACAGCAAAATCAACTGCTAAAGCTGCCGCAGAAAAAGCACAACACGTAGCGGAAGATGTGGTTGAAGATGCTAAAGCAAAAGTTAAAACTACAGCCAACAATTGGAATAATACTATACAAAATGCATAA
- a CDS encoding ATP-binding protein — protein sequence MSANIGPSAQTLKALETVPVSIAILSPQLLILTASDQYLRETETIRENIVGRYVFDVFPDNPDTPEAMGVFNLNASLQSVLLNKQPHKMAIQRYDVPHPMVAGQFITRYWEPLNTPVFDDAHHIQYIIHMVTNVTDKVLADEHLALSKEELISLNHKLNEANHEIQATVEELEASNEELSAIREQLQHTNILLEERVTRRTKQLFESELNLRTLIATARNPLAILRGRNWTVEIANQAIADIWGKVNGDITGKQLLKILPELEGQPFAALLARVYDTGVSYGEDEEIFYLDTPDGTVVKYISFYYDPLFDTDGNVTGVVVAANDITGLVEARQLLEKSYDEQKVLNEEIGASNEELAAANEELLATNEELIQAKANLSANIVELAEREAKLSYMLADAPVAIAVLKGRDFIVESANKKVLAVWGKTNNIIGKPLQEAIPEWIGRKYLNLLGNVYDSGKPYYGNEVKTLLEQDGKIEEVYSNFVYQPLKNPAGKTTSIMLLAHVVTEQVKARKAIELAEEKQRIAVEAADMGTWYINATTRELVTNGRLRQLFGFNADEEMPYDAAALQIPEPYRERVLGSIEHSIATGALHQIEHPIIGYHDKQTRWVKATGKLYEAEPGKPPHFSGVMFDITDRREQEQRKDDFISIASHELKTPITSLKASLQLLELMKDNPSSQMLPKLIEQSSRSMNKISALVEDLLNVSRMNETKLQLNKAPFNIAQMLNVCCNHVRIAGKHELVVIGDEQLVVNADEHQVDQAVVNLVNNSVKYAPESKKIYFVIEKLDGFAKISVKDTGPGMSKDKIGHLFDRYYRAEPASYQNAGLGLGLYISSEIVKRHGGEIGVESELGHGSTFWFTLPLE from the coding sequence ATGTCAGCAAATATTGGTCCGTCTGCCCAAACGCTTAAAGCATTGGAAACCGTTCCGGTTTCTATAGCTATCCTGTCGCCGCAATTGCTGATACTAACCGCCAGTGATCAATATTTAAGGGAAACAGAAACCATCCGCGAAAACATAGTGGGGCGCTATGTTTTTGACGTTTTTCCGGATAATCCCGATACACCGGAGGCTATGGGGGTATTTAACTTAAATGCCTCGCTGCAATCGGTGTTGCTTAACAAGCAGCCACATAAAATGGCCATACAGCGTTATGATGTGCCGCACCCTATGGTTGCAGGGCAGTTTATAACACGATATTGGGAACCTTTAAATACACCTGTTTTTGACGATGCCCATCATATCCAGTACATTATTCATATGGTTACCAATGTAACCGATAAGGTATTGGCCGATGAGCATCTTGCACTGTCAAAAGAAGAACTTATATCGCTTAATCATAAATTGAACGAGGCCAATCATGAAATACAGGCAACGGTAGAAGAGTTGGAGGCCAGTAACGAAGAGCTATCGGCAATACGGGAGCAATTGCAGCACACCAACATATTATTAGAAGAGCGGGTAACCAGGCGTACCAAACAGTTATTTGAAAGTGAATTGAATTTACGTACCCTGATAGCAACTGCACGAAACCCGCTGGCTATATTAAGGGGGCGCAACTGGACAGTTGAAATAGCAAACCAGGCAATTGCCGATATTTGGGGTAAAGTTAATGGTGACATTACGGGGAAACAGTTGCTGAAAATACTGCCCGAATTAGAAGGCCAGCCCTTTGCGGCTTTATTGGCCAGGGTTTATGATACCGGCGTTAGCTACGGCGAGGATGAGGAAATATTTTACCTGGATACGCCGGACGGTACTGTTGTTAAATATATAAGCTTTTACTACGACCCTTTGTTTGATACAGATGGAAATGTAACAGGCGTAGTAGTTGCCGCTAACGATATTACAGGGCTTGTTGAAGCCCGGCAGTTGTTAGAAAAAAGCTATGACGAGCAAAAAGTGCTTAATGAAGAGATAGGCGCATCAAACGAGGAGTTAGCTGCTGCAAATGAAGAGTTGCTGGCCACCAACGAGGAACTGATACAAGCGAAGGCGAATTTAAGCGCTAATATTGTTGAACTGGCCGAGCGTGAGGCTAAGCTAAGCTATATGCTGGCCGATGCTCCTGTTGCAATTGCTGTATTGAAAGGCCGCGACTTTATTGTTGAATCGGCCAATAAAAAGGTTTTAGCGGTATGGGGAAAAACCAACAACATTATTGGTAAGCCCCTGCAGGAAGCAATACCAGAGTGGATTGGAAGGAAGTATTTGAATTTGCTTGGAAATGTATATGACAGCGGCAAACCTTATTACGGCAACGAAGTTAAAACCTTGTTGGAGCAGGATGGGAAAATTGAGGAGGTATACTCTAATTTTGTTTATCAGCCATTAAAAAACCCGGCAGGTAAAACTACCAGCATTATGCTGCTTGCCCACGTAGTAACCGAGCAGGTAAAAGCCCGCAAAGCCATTGAGCTGGCCGAAGAGAAGCAACGTATTGCTGTAGAGGCTGCCGATATGGGTACCTGGTACATTAATGCAACTACAAGGGAATTAGTTACAAATGGCAGGCTTAGGCAGTTGTTTGGTTTTAATGCCGACGAGGAAATGCCATACGACGCCGCTGCCCTGCAAATACCCGAGCCATACCGCGAAAGGGTACTCGGCTCCATCGAGCATTCTATAGCAACGGGTGCGCTGCATCAGATTGAGCATCCGATTATTGGTTATCATGATAAACAAACAAGGTGGGTAAAAGCCACCGGTAAGCTGTACGAAGCGGAGCCTGGCAAGCCCCCGCATTTTTCGGGTGTAATGTTTGATATAACCGACCGCCGTGAACAGGAACAACGTAAAGACGATTTTATAAGTATTGCCAGTCACGAGCTTAAAACGCCTATTACCAGCCTAAAAGCATCGTTACAATTGCTGGAGCTTATGAAGGATAATCCATCGTCGCAGATGCTGCCTAAGCTAATAGAGCAATCCAGCAGGAGTATGAATAAAATAAGCGCTTTGGTTGAAGACCTGCTGAACGTGAGCCGGATGAACGAAACCAAACTGCAGCTTAATAAAGCCCCGTTTAATATTGCCCAAATGCTGAACGTTTGCTGTAACCATGTACGTATTGCAGGCAAGCACGAACTGGTTGTTATAGGCGACGAACAATTAGTAGTAAACGCCGATGAGCACCAGGTAGATCAGGCTGTAGTAAACCTGGTAAACAATTCCGTAAAATACGCGCCCGAATCAAAAAAGATTTACTTCGTTATTGAAAAGCTGGATGGCTTTGCCAAAATATCGGTAAAAGACACCGGTCCCGGGATGTCAAAAGATAAGATAGGCCATCTTTTTGACCGTTACTACAGGGCCGAGCCTGCCAGTTACCAAAACGCGGGCCTTGGCCTTGGGCTATACATCAGTTCAGAAATTGTAAAACGCCACGGTGGCGAAATTGGTGTAGAGAGTGAATTAGGGCATGGTAGCACGTTTTGGTTTACATTGCCGCTGGAGTAG
- a CDS encoding aspartate kinase, whose translation MKVLKFGGTSVGSPARMKALLDIIDPTERQIVVLSAVSGTTNNLVEIGQAYLTGDKKKAIILISALKDKYELFINELFTNAEYLKQGKEVIDYHFALLNNLANNNFTTVEEKIVLAQGELLSTTLYHVYLKEIGVPSALLPALSFMKIDEDNEPIVDYITEKITPLLDKQPEVNLFITQGFICRNAFGEIDNLRRGGSDYTASLIGAGIRSEEVQIWTDIDGMHNNDPRIVKGTQPIAQLSFDEAAELAYFGAKILHPQSVFPAQKYKIPVRLLNTMDPQAKGTLITNTSEKDKIKSIAAKDGITAIKIQSSRMLLAHGFLRKVFEVFERYKTSIDMITTSEVAVSLTIDDTTYLGEITSELNIFGSVELDVNHTIICVVGDFGAEKHGYAARVLEAVKHIPLRMISYGGSDHNLSLLVKTDDKVETLRSLHNRLF comes from the coding sequence ATGAAAGTTTTAAAATTTGGCGGCACATCTGTGGGCAGTCCGGCCCGCATGAAAGCACTGCTTGACATTATTGACCCTACAGAAAGACAAATTGTTGTGCTTTCGGCAGTATCAGGTACAACAAACAACCTGGTTGAAATTGGACAGGCTTATCTTACAGGCGATAAAAAGAAAGCCATAATCCTGATAAGTGCGCTAAAGGATAAATACGAATTATTTATAAATGAACTTTTTACCAACGCCGAATATTTAAAGCAAGGCAAGGAAGTAATTGACTATCACTTTGCATTACTTAATAACCTGGCCAATAATAATTTTACTACTGTAGAAGAGAAAATAGTTTTGGCCCAGGGCGAGCTGCTATCGACCACATTGTATCATGTTTACTTAAAAGAGATAGGTGTGCCATCGGCATTGCTGCCTGCTTTGAGTTTTATGAAGATAGATGAGGATAACGAACCTATTGTTGATTATATCACCGAAAAAATAACCCCGTTACTGGATAAACAACCAGAGGTTAACCTATTTATAACACAAGGGTTTATTTGCCGGAATGCTTTTGGCGAAATTGATAACCTGCGCCGCGGCGGCAGCGATTACACAGCATCGTTGATAGGTGCCGGCATCCGCAGCGAAGAAGTGCAGATTTGGACAGATATTGATGGAATGCACAATAACGATCCACGGATTGTAAAAGGCACGCAGCCTATAGCCCAGCTATCATTTGATGAAGCAGCCGAGTTGGCGTATTTTGGCGCTAAAATACTGCACCCGCAAAGCGTGTTCCCGGCACAAAAGTATAAGATACCTGTACGCCTGTTAAACACTATGGACCCGCAGGCAAAAGGAACATTGATAACCAACACGAGCGAAAAGGACAAAATCAAATCTATTGCTGCTAAAGATGGCATTACGGCCATCAAAATTCAAAGCAGCCGGATGTTGCTGGCACATGGTTTTTTGCGGAAGGTATTTGAAGTTTTCGAACGATATAAAACATCAATAGATATGATAACCACATCAGAGGTGGCAGTATCTTTAACTATTGACGACACCACTTACCTTGGCGAGATTACCAGCGAGCTTAACATTTTTGGCTCGGTAGAGCTGGATGTAAACCACACCATCATTTGTGTAGTTGGCGATTTTGGTGCCGAAAAACATGGCTATGCGGCAAGAGTGCTGGAAGCCGTAAAACATATCCCATTAAGAATGATATCATACGGCGGCAGCGACCACAACTTATCATTACTGGTTAAAACAGATGATAAAGTGGAAACGCTCAGAAGCTTGCATAACAGGCTGTTTTAA
- a CDS encoding DUF3575 domain-containing protein yields MQKNLPSFLKTTTVFLSILLCFCIGNVSAQNSDYKKNNIQVNLSSLVLHNYSFNYERSVARKITISAGYKFMPDTRIGDVSLIKSIGDKISDDGDNIDYKNTRTSNQTFTAEARFYTGKHDGPRGFYVSLYGRYNSMKVNYPYVYTVGNGNNVNVPLTTTLNGIGGGAMIGAKWLIAQKISLDVYILGLHYGNMSGDVIGNTDLSALSANDKQQLKDDIDSKFVLLNHNYIKSSTVTNSGVTAHASGPFAGIRGLGINLGFSF; encoded by the coding sequence ATGCAAAAAAACTTACCATCATTTTTAAAAACAACTACTGTATTTTTAAGCATTTTACTATGCTTCTGTATCGGCAACGTATCGGCTCAAAACAGCGATTATAAAAAAAACAATATCCAGGTTAACTTATCGTCGTTAGTATTGCATAATTACAGTTTTAACTATGAACGTTCGGTTGCCCGTAAGATCACTATATCAGCAGGATATAAATTTATGCCAGATACCCGCATTGGCGATGTATCTTTAATAAAATCCATAGGTGATAAAATATCAGATGACGGCGACAATATTGATTACAAAAATACCCGCACCTCAAATCAAACGTTTACCGCCGAAGCACGTTTTTATACCGGCAAACACGATGGACCCCGTGGGTTTTATGTTTCATTATATGGCAGATATAACAGTATGAAAGTTAATTATCCATATGTTTATACAGTTGGCAACGGCAATAATGTAAATGTGCCTTTAACTACTACATTAAATGGAATAGGCGGTGGTGCCATGATTGGCGCCAAATGGCTTATAGCCCAAAAGATATCATTAGATGTGTATATACTGGGTTTACACTACGGCAATATGAGTGGCGATGTAATTGGTAATACAGACCTAAGTGCCTTATCGGCCAATGATAAACAGCAGCTTAAAGACGATATTGACAGCAAGTTTGTTTTATTAAACCATAATTATATTAAAAGTTCTACCGTTACCAATAGCGGCGTTACCGCGCATGCCAGCGGCCCTTTTGCCGGCATCAGGGGCCTGGGTATTAACTTAGGGTTTTCATTTTAA
- a CDS encoding HAD family hydrolase translates to MKAFIFDLNGTMINDMPYHTKAWQTLLNDQLGGNFTWEEVKKEMYGKNPEVLVRMFGTNRFTVDEMNDLSYKKEQKYQQEFLPHLALLPGLREFLEAAYQKGIPMAIGSAAIPFNIDFVLDNLNIRHYFKAIVSADDVVLSKPHPETFLKAAQLLNAEPTNCIVFEDVPKGVEAAANAGMKAVVLTTTHIAQEFEHLDNVLHFSEDFNDAFIEALAF, encoded by the coding sequence ATGAAGGCCTTTATATTCGACCTTAATGGCACCATGATAAATGACATGCCCTATCATACCAAAGCCTGGCAAACGCTTTTGAACGATCAGTTAGGCGGCAATTTTACGTGGGAAGAAGTAAAAAAAGAGATGTACGGTAAAAATCCCGAAGTGCTTGTACGGATGTTTGGTACCAACCGCTTTACGGTTGACGAGATGAACGATCTTTCTTACAAAAAAGAGCAAAAATACCAGCAGGAATTTTTGCCCCATCTGGCACTTCTGCCCGGTTTAAGAGAGTTTTTAGAGGCTGCTTATCAAAAAGGTATCCCGATGGCCATAGGTTCGGCCGCCATACCGTTTAATATCGACTTTGTGCTGGATAACCTGAACATAAGGCACTATTTTAAGGCTATAGTTAGCGCCGATGATGTGGTTTTGAGTAAACCGCATCCCGAAACTTTTTTAAAGGCGGCACAGCTTTTAAATGCTGAGCCAACCAACTGCATCGTATTTGAAGATGTACCTAAAGGTGTTGAAGCCGCAGCAAATGCCGGTATGAAAGCCGTTGTGCTTACTACTACACATATTGCCCAAGAGTTTGAACACCTGGATAATGTGCTCCATTTTTCGGAAGATTTTAATGACGCGTTTATAGAAGCCCTGGCATTTTAG
- a CDS encoding tetratricopeptide repeat-containing sensor histidine kinase yields MKKHLSLLLLLIFAGKAGSCQLKDIDKIQKQLPLITDSIKYVDALNRLGMLMYEKNIDNSFYYAKLARAISTRLKYKQGEADALNVIGIVYDLRGNLQLSLRYYNDAYNHYLVLHDSANIVQTLMNIALVFNERKEDKKAIEALKQALARGAGLKKDSIISLLYCNYLLLYPDSVSENLARIYLDRARRIATKYKDERVLLVTDQVQANIYLKNGKREQGIMQLQKAAAEGIALDVNYVTLDILKSLGDLFILTDSTKAIYYYKQGLAISELKGYHFYGKVFGKSLYNIYKQDNLREAQRYSSKLLELYEAEEVFNNTSGLDYIDYAIKDQQIEALTTRAENRYTLMLVFGFLLLLTGLSVGIFYRLYRLKRRHNETLEELNRTVQLRNQKLEVDHEFNNRLVSILAHDFRQPLGSLKTLATVLKDADAFTHEELMMLVETMERSSDIALEIFENILQWIKQQLSGFSYSPVALPLRELIDEALQPFAIIARENKITLINNVDSNIHIDADKELVQFIHRNFIHNAIKFSPENSCITITGFGAPDEVTVCVQDEGKGISPEKLPGIFNFKIDLKYSSEKEKGAGVALMICSDFIDKMNGRIWVENNKGKGASFCYALPVIQKSSKRTISNTPVAANALPDL; encoded by the coding sequence ATGAAGAAGCACTTAAGCCTTTTATTGTTGCTGATATTTGCGGGTAAAGCCGGCTCTTGCCAATTAAAAGATATTGACAAGATCCAAAAACAACTTCCTTTAATAACCGATAGTATAAAATACGTTGACGCCCTTAACCGTTTGGGGATGTTGATGTATGAAAAAAACATTGATAACTCATTTTACTACGCAAAGCTTGCCAGGGCTATTTCTACAAGGTTAAAATACAAGCAAGGTGAGGCCGACGCCCTTAACGTAATAGGAATAGTTTATGACCTGCGAGGCAATCTTCAACTATCCCTTAGGTATTATAACGATGCCTATAACCATTACCTGGTATTACACGACTCGGCCAATATCGTTCAGACCCTAATGAACATTGCACTTGTTTTTAACGAACGTAAAGAAGACAAAAAAGCCATAGAAGCTTTAAAGCAGGCATTAGCCCGGGGAGCAGGCCTTAAAAAAGATTCGATCATCTCTTTGCTGTACTGTAATTATTTGTTGTTGTACCCCGATTCGGTTAGTGAAAATCTAGCCAGGATATACCTTGACCGGGCGCGCCGCATTGCTACTAAGTATAAAGATGAACGGGTATTGTTGGTAACCGACCAGGTACAGGCAAATATTTACCTCAAAAATGGCAAACGCGAGCAAGGCATAATGCAATTGCAAAAGGCCGCCGCCGAGGGCATAGCATTAGATGTAAACTATGTAACCCTTGATATACTAAAAAGCCTCGGCGACCTTTTTATCCTTACGGATAGTACAAAAGCTATCTACTACTATAAACAGGGGCTGGCAATATCGGAGTTAAAGGGTTATCATTTTTACGGCAAAGTTTTTGGCAAAAGCCTGTACAATATCTACAAGCAAGACAACCTGCGCGAGGCGCAACGTTATAGTAGCAAACTGCTGGAACTGTATGAAGCCGAAGAAGTATTTAACAATACGTCGGGACTTGATTATATTGACTACGCCATAAAAGATCAGCAAATTGAGGCGCTAACAACAAGGGCCGAAAACCGCTATACCCTGATGTTGGTTTTTGGGTTTTTGCTTTTGCTTACCGGGCTTTCAGTAGGCATATTTTACCGCCTATACAGACTTAAACGCCGGCATAACGAAACTCTGGAAGAGTTGAACCGCACAGTGCAACTGCGCAACCAGAAACTGGAAGTTGATCATGAATTTAACAACCGCCTGGTATCTATCCTCGCGCATGATTTCAGGCAGCCCCTTGGCTCACTAAAAACCCTGGCTACTGTTTTAAAGGATGCAGATGCGTTTACCCACGAAGAATTGATGATGCTGGTAGAAACCATGGAACGTTCGTCAGACATAGCGCTGGAGATTTTTGAAAATATTTTACAATGGATAAAGCAACAACTATCCGGCTTTAGCTATAGCCCCGTTGCACTACCACTAAGGGAACTTATAGACGAGGCTTTACAGCCATTTGCTATTATAGCCCGGGAAAATAAGATTACATTAATAAACAATGTAGATAGCAACATTCATATTGATGCTGATAAAGAACTTGTACAATTTATCCATCGCAATTTTATACATAATGCAATCAAATTTTCGCCAGAGAATTCTTGTATCACCATTACCGGTTTTGGCGCCCCCGATGAGGTAACGGTTTGTGTACAGGACGAGGGCAAAGGCATTTCTCCAGAAAAACTACCGGGGATATTCAATTTCAAGATAGACCTGAAATACAGCAGTGAAAAAGAAAAAGGCGCAGGTGTAGCCCTCATGATATGCAGCGATTTTATCGACAAAATGAATGGCCGCATCTGGGTTGAAAATAATAAAGGCAAAGGCGCTTCATTTTGCTATGCACTGCCAGTTATTCAAAAATCATCAAAAAGAACCATTTCAAATACACCTGTTGCCGCCAATGCACTTCCGGATTTATAA
- a CDS encoding NUDIX hydrolase — MQKYSKQTRLLLAVDCIIFGFDGEVLKILLIKRGFQPEKGNWSLMGGFVQNDESLDQAANRILKQLTGLEGVYLEQLYTFGDPNRDPLERTVSVAYFALIDIHKYETQISADYHAEWFQLKRVPKLIFDQQEMVEQARKRIRYKAAMHPILFELLPTKFTIPQLQILYESVFNTTIDKRNFSKRVLATGLLIKLADKDKAGSKRGAYYYQLNMQNYYAKFQAFMNFIPNPDSL; from the coding sequence ATGCAGAAGTATTCGAAACAAACCAGGTTATTATTAGCTGTAGATTGTATAATTTTTGGCTTTGACGGGGAGGTTTTAAAAATATTGCTGATCAAAAGAGGATTTCAGCCCGAAAAGGGCAACTGGAGCTTAATGGGTGGTTTTGTGCAGAACGATGAAAGCCTTGACCAGGCGGCCAACCGTATCCTTAAACAGCTTACAGGTCTTGAAGGCGTGTACCTTGAACAATTATACACCTTCGGCGATCCAAACCGCGACCCACTGGAGCGCACCGTTTCGGTAGCTTATTTTGCTTTGATTGACATTCATAAATATGAAACCCAGATAAGCGCCGATTATCACGCCGAATGGTTCCAGCTAAAACGGGTGCCAAAACTGATATTCGATCAGCAGGAAATGGTTGAACAGGCGCGCAAACGTATCCGTTACAAAGCAGCTATGCATCCCATCCTGTTTGAGCTGCTGCCTACAAAATTCACTATACCACAATTACAGATCCTGTACGAGAGTGTTTTTAATACTACTATTGATAAGCGTAATTTTAGTAAAAGAGTACTGGCTACAGGCCTGCTTATTAAATTGGCCGATAAAGATAAAGCCGGCTCCAAACGAGGCGCTTACTACTATCAGCTTAACATGCAAAATTACTATGCCAAATTCCAGGCGTTCATGAATTTTATCCCGAACCCGGATAGCTTGTAA
- a CDS encoding secondary thiamine-phosphate synthase enzyme YjbQ, which produces MQIHQQAIRLRERKRGFHLITAEVLQALPQIASMRVGMLQVFIQHTSASLTINENADPTVRMDFEMYFNKAVPENDPDYRHDDEGPDDMPAHLKAAMLGSSVTVPIRNGRPAFGTWQGIYLCEHRNYGGSRDLVITAWGE; this is translated from the coding sequence ATGCAAATCCATCAGCAAGCTATCCGACTACGCGAACGCAAACGAGGTTTTCACTTAATTACCGCCGAGGTACTACAGGCGCTTCCTCAAATAGCCAGTATGAGGGTAGGTATGTTACAGGTTTTTATTCAACATACTTCGGCCTCGCTCACCATTAATGAAAATGCCGATCCAACTGTGCGCATGGATTTTGAGATGTATTTTAACAAAGCCGTGCCCGAAAACGATCCCGACTACCGGCACGATGATGAAGGGCCAGACGATATGCCCGCCCATTTAAAAGCCGCCATGCTGGGTAGTTCAGTAACAGTACCAATCCGCAACGGCAGGCCGGCGTTTGGAACCTGGCAAGGTATTTATTTATGCGAACACCGTAATTATGGCGGCAGCCGCGATTTGGTAATTACAGCCTGGGGAGAATAG